The proteins below come from a single Dermacentor albipictus isolate Rhodes 1998 colony chromosome 7, USDA_Dalb.pri_finalv2, whole genome shotgun sequence genomic window:
- the LOC135915260 gene encoding ATP-dependent DNA helicase DDX31: protein MEVTGDLVLNLSTEFQPRKKRSAPPTTAAATFRGGSGKQPSTPAVAKKQRAPTQASSKPAKVKFKFGAHSGKRSRDDESGANTDGDSERPKGELPFPRKKKNFTHSLFGGRGSLQEPEPTSQQQQTTAAVDPKNERVFSSSQFAEFNVHPHLVACLRDRFQITTATEVQKLAIPSLLDHRDTLIKSATGSGKTLAYALPILQCLQEIRPKLTRADGVRAVVVVPTRELALQTYECFEKLSKACTWVVPGVLMGGEKKKSEKARLRKGLSVVIGTPGRLTDHLEHTESFSLSKTSWLVIDEADRMLELGFEESISKIVTLWKEQRQVEGTSVLLSATLTKGVERLAGLTLQDPATVDVAVEAGANELEEFVLPPGLSQYYLQAPVKLSQMALCCLLLEACVESERGKVIVFLATQDSVDFEHALFSSVLGIMLEDTEKRIDFVKLHGEMTQHDRAEVFNRFREAASGVLFTTDVASRGIDVPQVDLIVQCCVPLRPEEYVHRAGRTARIGAKGKVVLLLFPSEVGFLDVLAQRNIHLDQMELKGVLSKVFTIKSHILEAKTDPGQKLKTMEDFVTALQLIFESEVYKESALQEMAKKGFLSHIRSYASYPRAMRHVVSFKALHLGHLAKAYCLRETPSSLGAQWASQPPDTAGRRFGHKNARFRSTDKHGKYPKPPVKRMKISEYDSGLVESKKKRRKHVHND, encoded by the coding sequence ATGGAAGTCACCGGTGATCTCGTGCTCAACCTGAGCACCGAGTTCCAGCCTCGGAAGAAACGTTCGGCACCTCCGACCACTGCTGCGGCAACCTTTCGCGGAGGCAGTGGGAAACAACCCTCGACTCCTGCGGTCGCCAAGAAGCAGCGGGCGCCAACCCAGGCGTCATCGAAGCCCGCGAAAGTCAAGTTCAAGTTTGGTGCGCACTCTGGTAAGCGAAGTCGCGACGACGAGTCGGGAGCCAACACCGATGGCGACTCAGAGAGGCCCAAAGGTGAGCTGCCGTTTCCGCGCAAAAAGAAGAACTTCACTCACTCGCTGTTTGGCGGACGAGGCTCTCTCCAAGAGCCCGAGCCGACGagccagcagcagcagacgacagcagccGTCGACCCCAAGAACGAGCGCGTCTTTTCGTCGTCGCAGTTCGCCGAGTTCAACGTGCACCCGCACTTGGTCGCCTGCCTCCGCGACCGCTTCCAGATCACGACCGCCACCGAAGTGCAGAAGTTGGCCATTCCGTCCCTCCTCGACCACCGCGACACCCTGATCAAGTCGGCCACGGGCTCCGGTAAGACGTTGGCCTACGCGCTGCCCATTCTCCAATGTCTGCAAGAGATCCGACCCAAGCTGACTCGCGCCGACGGCGTCCGCGCCGTCGTGGTCGTGCCGACCAGGGAGCTGGCGCTGCAGACGTACGAGTGCTTCGAGAAACTCAGCAAGGCCTGCACGTGGGTCGTGCCGGGGGTCTTGATGGGaggcgagaaaaagaaatccgAGAAGGCGAGGCTCCGCAAGGGGCTCTCCGTCGTCATCGGCACTCCGGGGAGGCTCACGGACCACCTGGAGCACACGGAATCGTTTTCTCTGAGCAAGACCTCCTGGCTGGTCATCGACGAAGCCGATAGGATGCTCGAGCTCGGCTTCGAAGAGTCGATCTCGAAGATCGTTACACTTTGGAAGGAGCAGAGGCAGGTGGAAGGGACCTCCGTGCTCCTGTCGGCAACGTTGACCAAAGGTGTAGAGCGGCTGGCAGGCCTCACGCTGCAGGATCCAGCAACTGTGGACGTAGCGGTTGAAGCGGGAGCTAACGAACTCGAAGAATTTGTCCTGCCCCCTGGCCTGAGCCAATACTACCTCCAGGCTCCTGTCAAGCTGTCGCAGATGGCCCTGTGCTGCCTGCTCCTCGAAGCGTGCGTCGAGTCAGAGCGGGGCAAAGTCATTGTGTTCTTGGCTACTCAGGACTCTGTCGACTTTGAACATGCCCTCTTCTCTTCGGTCTTGGGCATCATGCTCGAAGACACAGAGAAGCGAATAGACTTTGTTAAGCTCCACGGTGAAATGACCCAGCATGACCGTGCTGAAGTTTTTAACCGATTTCGAGAAGCAGCATCTGGTGTTCTCTTCACGACTGATGTGGCATCGAGAGGTATAGACGTTCCTCAGGTTGACCTCATTGTACAGTGTTGTGTGCCCCTGCGACCCGAAGAGTACGTCCATCGTGCCGGGAGGACCGCGCGGATCGGTGCCAAAGGAAAGGTTGTTCTCCTGCTGTTTCCCTCGGAGGTTGGCTTCCTAGATGTCCTTGCGCAAAGAAACATTCATCTGGACCAAATGGAACTCAAGGGTGTCCTGTCTAAGGTTTTCACCATCAAGTCTCACATCCTTGAGGCCAAGACTGATCCAGGACAGAAGCTGAAAACGATGGAGGACTTTGTGACAGCACTCCAGCTCATCTTCGAAAGTGAGGTCTACAAGGAGTCTGCTCTGCAGGAAATGGCAAAGAAAGGGTTCCTGAGTCACATCCGTTCATATGCGTCTTATCCTCGCGCCATGAGGCACGTGGTGTCATTCAAGGCCTTGCATCTGGGGCACCTCGCCAAGGCATACTGCCTGCGAGAAACTCCAAGCAGCCTTGGAGCCCAGTGGGCCTCACAGCCTCCGGACACTGCGGGGCGTCGTTTCGGGCACAAGAATGCCCGTTTCAGATCGACTGACAAGCACGGAAAATATCCGAAGCCACCTGTCAAGAGGATGAAAATTTCAGAGTATGACAGCGGCCTTGTGGaatcaaagaaaaagagaagaaaacatGTTCACAATGACTGA